The following are from one region of the Candidatus Eisenbacteria bacterium genome:
- the recO gene encoding DNA repair protein RecO, giving the protein MAVAIVQTDALVLRSYRLGETSLIVHLFTADHGLLRCVAKGARGPKSRFGASLEPGVRVNAVIYRKFARDLQLLSKADIVAYWPSLWEDPDRFARAGAVLEFLDRAAYGEAGDAELLDLATQSLASMSTASHPALEAILRGFEIQALKFLGLAPELTSCLECRSPLERGGLFHPLRGGLLCGAPCGGDGSAFRISERARKTLLALGDHTPASMESWVMERYPGPEVSRAVERFLSAHLERFEGLRSSRVGERIESYARSPR; this is encoded by the coding sequence ATAGCCGTGGCGATCGTGCAGACCGACGCGCTCGTGCTCCGCTCCTACCGCCTCGGCGAGACGAGCCTGATCGTCCACCTCTTCACCGCGGACCACGGCCTCCTCCGGTGCGTCGCCAAGGGCGCGCGCGGTCCGAAGAGCCGGTTCGGGGCTTCGCTCGAGCCGGGCGTTCGGGTGAACGCGGTCATCTACCGGAAGTTCGCGCGCGACCTCCAGCTGCTCTCCAAGGCGGACATCGTCGCGTACTGGCCTTCGCTCTGGGAGGATCCCGACCGGTTCGCCCGCGCTGGCGCGGTGCTCGAGTTCCTCGACCGCGCGGCGTACGGGGAGGCGGGCGACGCCGAGCTCCTCGACCTGGCGACCCAGAGCCTCGCTTCCATGAGCACGGCCTCGCACCCGGCCCTCGAGGCGATCCTGCGCGGATTCGAGATCCAGGCCCTGAAATTCCTCGGCCTGGCGCCGGAGCTGACCTCGTGCCTGGAGTGCCGCTCCCCGCTCGAGCGCGGCGGGCTCTTCCATCCCCTTCGCGGAGGGCTCCTCTGCGGCGCGCCCTGCGGTGGCGACGGCAGCGCCTTCCGGATCTCGGAGCGGGCGCGGAAGACCCTGCTCGCGCTGGGAGACCACACGCCCGCCTCGATGGAGTCGTGGGTCATGGAGCGCTATCCCGGCCCCGAGGTGTCGCGCGCGGTCGAGCGGTTTCTCTCGGCGCACTTAGAGCGCTTCGAGGGTCTCCGCTCGTCCCGCGTCGGCGAGCGGATCGAAAGCTATGCGAGGAGCCCACGGTGA
- a CDS encoding HDIG domain-containing protein codes for MGSRTTTAPGEEMAAEPLKVLESRRRDKSGGSARLRRLFGWRTRRAALLVAFLLFACLLFPREPSFEVTTLREGFPSRRDIIAPFQFYVLKDKDRLRGEQATAARRVAPVYSVDPAIAPRVHALLDSLAGAEGAGLGAGSRLGARLRSLGISTETIRILAGPEGRRLIVLARRIAEQAYTAGLLPEIESARLETDAVGPSVERDGIRVRVPWGALHDRASLREMAWEEGQRAFPVRPEATQALQELISAVVSPSLRFEASTTEGLRAAARDEVDPYDGLVRRDEKIIGSHEIATAEHIRRLESLRAWNARTRISTAWRQDMLPLLGRLTLITFLILGFVGYLKINHATVYREPNLLLLLAFLTASVMGVGWVVVNQFRGYEMLIPVTVLSLTCALLFGQALAFAATLVASLLTCVVFGLGLPFMTGSALAGIAAIATATGVRRRRDFYRPMILIGLAYALAIVAMGLVDGALGSILLRRALWGVAAGFASVLTVTLLLPILETVFSVTTDITLLELADLNRPILKRLMLEAPGTYHHSLVVGSLAEAGASAIGGNPLLGRIGAYYHDIGKIEKAEYYVENQSSARSRHEKLSPTMSSLIIEAHVREGAEIARKERLPLSIVDAILEHHGTTLMSFFYHKAREADPTTEERDFRYPGPKPRSKETAVLMLADAVEAAARSLSEPTPSRIRGVVTRILDARVKDGQLDESPLTFEDLAKVRESFIPILTALFHARVDYPGAPAAERPGRADQRRVHGEKSRLKIDHS; via the coding sequence ATGGGAAGTCGAACCACGACGGCTCCCGGGGAAGAGATGGCCGCTGAACCCCTGAAAGTCCTGGAATCGCGCCGGCGCGACAAGAGCGGCGGATCGGCGCGCCTGAGGCGCCTCTTCGGCTGGCGGACCCGGCGCGCGGCGCTGCTCGTCGCCTTCCTCCTCTTTGCCTGTCTCCTCTTCCCGCGCGAGCCGTCCTTCGAGGTGACGACCCTCCGGGAGGGATTCCCCTCGCGGCGGGACATCATCGCGCCCTTCCAGTTCTACGTACTCAAAGATAAGGACCGCCTGCGCGGGGAGCAGGCGACCGCGGCTCGCCGCGTGGCCCCCGTCTATTCGGTGGACCCCGCGATCGCCCCGCGCGTTCACGCGCTGCTCGACTCCCTCGCCGGCGCGGAGGGGGCCGGCTTGGGCGCCGGAAGCCGGCTCGGCGCGCGGCTCCGGTCGCTCGGCATCTCCACGGAAACGATTCGCATCCTCGCCGGACCGGAAGGCAGGCGCCTCATCGTGCTCGCGCGGCGAATCGCGGAGCAGGCCTACACGGCGGGCCTACTCCCCGAGATCGAGAGCGCGCGCCTCGAGACCGACGCGGTCGGTCCCTCGGTCGAGCGGGACGGGATCCGCGTTCGCGTCCCGTGGGGAGCCCTCCACGACCGCGCTTCGCTCCGGGAGATGGCCTGGGAGGAGGGGCAGCGCGCGTTCCCGGTCCGACCCGAGGCCACGCAGGCGCTCCAGGAATTGATCTCCGCGGTCGTCTCTCCGAGCCTTCGGTTCGAGGCGTCGACGACGGAGGGGCTCCGCGCGGCCGCGCGCGACGAGGTCGATCCCTACGACGGGCTCGTCCGCAGGGACGAGAAGATCATCGGGAGCCACGAGATCGCGACCGCCGAGCATATCCGGAGACTCGAATCGCTTCGGGCGTGGAACGCCCGCACGCGGATCTCGACCGCGTGGCGCCAGGACATGCTGCCGCTCCTGGGACGCCTCACGTTGATCACCTTCCTGATCCTCGGATTCGTCGGTTATCTGAAAATCAACCACGCGACGGTGTACCGGGAGCCGAACCTCCTTCTGCTGCTCGCGTTTCTGACCGCCTCCGTGATGGGAGTCGGATGGGTCGTCGTGAATCAATTCCGCGGCTACGAGATGCTGATCCCCGTGACCGTGCTCTCGCTCACCTGCGCGCTCCTGTTCGGGCAGGCCCTCGCGTTCGCGGCCACTCTGGTGGCGTCGCTCCTGACGTGCGTCGTCTTCGGTCTCGGCCTTCCGTTCATGACCGGGAGCGCGCTCGCGGGAATCGCGGCCATCGCGACGGCAACCGGGGTACGGCGCCGGCGCGACTTCTACCGTCCCATGATCCTTATCGGGCTCGCCTACGCCCTCGCGATCGTGGCCATGGGCCTCGTGGACGGAGCGCTGGGGAGCATCCTGCTCCGGCGTGCCCTCTGGGGCGTTGCTGCGGGCTTCGCCTCGGTGCTGACCGTGACGCTCCTCCTGCCTATCTTGGAGACGGTGTTCTCGGTCACGACCGACATCACGCTGCTCGAGCTGGCCGACCTCAATCGTCCGATTCTCAAGAGGCTGATGCTCGAGGCGCCCGGGACCTACCACCACAGCCTCGTGGTGGGGAGCCTGGCCGAAGCGGGGGCCAGCGCGATCGGGGGGAACCCGCTTTTGGGGCGGATCGGCGCCTACTACCACGACATCGGCAAAATCGAAAAGGCCGAGTACTATGTGGAAAATCAATCGAGCGCCCGAAGCCGGCACGAGAAGCTCTCGCCGACGATGAGCTCCCTCATCATCGAGGCGCACGTGCGGGAAGGGGCGGAGATCGCGCGCAAGGAACGGCTCCCGCTGTCGATCGTGGACGCGATCCTCGAGCACCACGGGACCACCCTGATGAGCTTCTTCTACCACAAGGCGCGGGAGGCCGACCCGACCACCGAGGAGCGGGACTTCCGCTATCCTGGGCCGAAGCCGCGATCGAAGGAGACCGCGGTGCTGATGCTAGCCGACGCGGTGGAGGCGGCGGCGCGCTCCCTCTCGGAGCCGACGCCCAGCCGCATCCGCGGAGTGGTGACCCGGATCCTCGACGCCCGAGTGAAGGACGGTCAGCTCGATGAGAGCCCGCTTACGTTCGAAGACCTCGCGAAGGTCCGCGAAAGCTTCATCCCGATCCTCACGGCGCTCTTCCACGCGCGGGTCGACTACCCGGGCGCGCCCGCAGCGGAACGCCCCGGTCGCGCCGATCAGCGTCGCGTCCACGGAGAGAAATCCCGGCTTAAGATCGATCATTCTTAA
- a CDS encoding LysM peptidoglycan-binding domain-containing protein, with protein MLPPVQGRQPGPDEAAGRLSAGTILAGPGPPDPDHFRCRLRRRHGALPDPHDGAGPASQRERAAGAGSDAGDARGAGAVGPARGGWAADHRGPGGARLDRPREAPLKLATAACAAALWVMGAGCGKPVLRVADASLGDYYSEKEYKKLSKEQREEYCGELAEQRENYRGQVADAQEALAAITRRAASRGAEVESLRAFAARLEDSLAAERTRNGGAPAEKQSPAAPRAGTYVVKQGDSLWRISGRADVLGRSAEWQRIYEANRDRIQNPDRIYPGQEIEIPR; from the coding sequence ATGCTCCCCCCGGTCCAGGGCCGTCAACCCGGGCCGGATGAGGCGGCCGGGCGCTTGTCAGCCGGTACGATTCTGGCCGGGCCGGGCCCTCCTGATCCTGATCATTTCCGCTGCCGGCTGCGGCGGCGCCACGGCGCCCTGCCCGACCCCCACGACGGAGCTGGACCGGCTTCGCAGCGAGAGCGAGCGGCTGGAGCAGGATCTGACGCGGGCGACGCGCGAGGAGCGGGCGCTGTCGGGCCAGCGCGAGGAGGTTGGGCGGCGGATCACCGCGGCCCAGGCGGCGCTCGACTCGATCGCCCGCGCGAAGCGCCGTTGAAGCTCGCGACGGCCGCCTGCGCGGCGGCGCTCTGGGTCATGGGGGCCGGGTGCGGGAAGCCGGTGCTGCGCGTCGCGGACGCGTCCTTGGGGGACTACTATTCGGAGAAGGAGTACAAGAAGTTGAGCAAGGAGCAGCGCGAGGAATACTGCGGCGAGCTCGCGGAGCAGCGCGAGAACTACCGCGGGCAGGTCGCCGATGCCCAGGAGGCGTTGGCGGCGATCACGCGAAGGGCCGCCTCCAGGGGAGCGGAGGTCGAATCGCTCCGCGCTTTCGCCGCGCGTCTCGAGGATAGCCTGGCCGCGGAGCGGACGCGGAACGGCGGCGCGCCCGCCGAAAAGCAGAGCCCCGCGGCCCCGCGGGCCGGTACGTATGTCGTGAAGCAAGGCGATTCCCTTTGGCGGATCAGCGGCCGCGCCGACGTTTTGGGGCGCTCCGCGGAGTGGCAACGAATTTACGAAGCGAACCGCGACCGGATCCAGAACCCCGATCGCATCTATCCAGGACAGGAGATCGAAATACCGCGATGA
- the ybeY gene encoding rRNA maturation RNase YbeY — protein MRARLRSKTSRRSAKASSRSSRRSSTRGSTTRARPQRNAPVAPISVASTERNPGLRSIILKSLVRGALERLGRPLATASIVLTDDAMIRRLNLDYRESDQATDVLSFPLANPESIADPSRPIFLGEIYISLETARAQARAARRAYPREVAHLVVHGLLHLLGHDHRTPAERRRMAALEARLLRALGGTVAAMASERL, from the coding sequence ATGAGAGCCCGCTTACGTTCGAAGACCTCGCGAAGGTCCGCGAAAGCTTCATCCCGATCCTCACGGCGCTCTTCCACGCGCGGGTCGACTACCCGGGCGCGCCCGCAGCGGAACGCCCCGGTCGCGCCGATCAGCGTCGCGTCCACGGAGAGAAATCCCGGCTTAAGATCGATCATTCTTAAGTCCCTGGTCCGCGGCGCGCTCGAGCGCCTCGGACGTCCCCTCGCGACCGCATCGATCGTCCTGACGGACGACGCCATGATCCGCCGGCTGAACCTGGACTACCGCGAGTCCGATCAGGCGACAGACGTCCTCTCGTTCCCGCTCGCGAATCCGGAATCGATCGCCGATCCCTCCCGCCCGATCTTCCTCGGCGAGATCTACATCTCGCTCGAGACCGCGCGAGCGCAGGCACGCGCCGCCCGAAGGGCCTATCCGCGCGAGGTCGCGCACCTCGTGGTCCACGGCCTCCTCCATCTTCTCGGGCACGATCACAGGACGCCGGCGGAACGGCGCCGCATGGCCGCCCTCGAGGCGCGCCTCCTCCGAGCGCTCGGCGGCACCGTCGCCGCGATGGCTTCGGAGAGGCTCTAA
- a CDS encoding DUF502 domain-containing protein has product MLKRLRTYFLTGLLVLAPVVITGYIIWKLFVFLDHLTGATLRGGYIRPGGVPGIGFVTVILIITLTGALANNILGRSLGGVFEGLILRVPFLRGVYLTLKEMGEALLSDKKGVFQRVVLVPFPGPGVYSIGLVTTPPPRSVDDAVGTALEGVFIPTPPNPTTGHLVYYPLEQVIPTTLRVEQAVKMILSGGVVVPAGPVLSSQEPAPNEMGAT; this is encoded by the coding sequence ATGTTGAAACGATTGCGGACCTACTTTCTGACGGGCCTTCTGGTCCTCGCGCCCGTCGTGATCACGGGCTACATCATCTGGAAGCTCTTCGTCTTCTTGGACCACCTCACGGGCGCGACGCTGCGCGGGGGATACATCCGCCCGGGCGGCGTGCCGGGCATCGGATTCGTCACCGTCATCCTGATCATCACGCTCACCGGCGCGCTCGCGAACAACATCCTCGGCCGCTCCCTCGGGGGCGTCTTCGAGGGCCTGATTCTCCGGGTTCCGTTCCTTCGCGGCGTCTACCTGACCCTCAAGGAAATGGGGGAGGCGCTCCTGAGCGACAAGAAGGGCGTGTTCCAGCGCGTCGTGCTGGTCCCGTTCCCTGGTCCCGGCGTCTACTCGATCGGGCTCGTCACCACGCCGCCACCGCGCTCGGTGGACGATGCGGTGGGGACGGCTTTGGAAGGCGTCTTCATCCCGACCCCTCCCAATCCGACCACGGGGCACCTCGTCTATTACCCGCTCGAACAGGTGATTCCGACCACGCTCCGCGTGGAGCAGGCGGTCAAGATGATCCTCTCGGGAGGCGTCGTCGTGCCGGCGGGTCCCGTCCTTTCGAGCCAGGAGCCGGCTCCAAACGAGATGGGAGCGACATAG
- a CDS encoding PhoH family protein, translated as MSTQPGETTRTVAVEDLDPLSLFGRNDANLRLVERSYPVQLTYRDGKIAVRGEPAPVDEVSSILGALADLVRRGAVLEEHDVHNFIGNTDPTDRNASMQLYDRPVLFSFDKRTIRVKTLGQARYVAALQKHDIVFSIGPAGTGKTYLAVAAAVHALKSRQVERILLVRPAVEAGENLGFLPGDMKDKVDPYLRPLYDALNDLLSYEKIRRFLELGVIEVAPLAYMRGRTLNSAFVILDEAQNTTVGQMKMFLTRLGYGSKAVITGDITQIDLGAQHASGLVEIQAILKGVPDLSFVYLNERDVVRHHLVREIIRAFEEHGKSNHDGSRGRDGR; from the coding sequence ATGAGCACCCAGCCGGGCGAAACGACACGCACCGTAGCCGTTGAAGATCTCGACCCGCTCTCCCTTTTCGGGAGAAACGACGCCAACCTGCGATTGGTGGAGCGCAGCTATCCGGTCCAGCTCACCTACCGCGACGGAAAGATCGCGGTGCGCGGCGAGCCCGCGCCCGTCGATGAGGTGAGCTCGATCCTGGGCGCCCTCGCCGATCTCGTGCGCCGCGGCGCCGTGCTCGAGGAGCACGACGTACATAATTTCATCGGGAACACCGATCCCACCGATCGGAACGCGTCGATGCAGCTCTACGACCGGCCGGTCCTGTTCTCCTTCGACAAGCGGACGATCCGGGTCAAGACGCTGGGGCAGGCGCGCTACGTGGCGGCGCTCCAGAAGCACGACATCGTGTTCTCGATCGGGCCGGCCGGAACCGGAAAAACCTACCTCGCCGTCGCCGCGGCCGTTCACGCCCTGAAGTCGCGCCAGGTCGAGCGGATCCTGCTTGTCCGGCCCGCGGTCGAGGCGGGGGAGAATCTCGGCTTCCTGCCGGGGGACATGAAGGACAAGGTCGATCCCTATCTGCGTCCGCTCTACGACGCGCTCAACGATCTCCTCTCGTACGAGAAGATCCGGCGCTTCCTCGAGCTCGGCGTGATCGAGGTGGCTCCGCTTGCCTACATGCGCGGACGGACCCTGAACAGCGCGTTCGTCATTCTGGACGAGGCCCAGAACACGACCGTCGGACAAATGAAGATGTTCCTGACGCGTCTGGGCTACGGCTCGAAGGCGGTCATCACCGGCGACATCACGCAGATCGACCTCGGGGCGCAGCACGCCTCGGGCCTCGTGGAGATCCAAGCCATCTTGAAGGGCGTTCCGGATCTCTCCTTCGTCTACCTGAACGAGCGCGACGTGGTGCGGCACCACCTGGTCCGGGAGATCATCCGCGCGTTCGAAGAGCATGGGAAGTCGAACCACGACGGCTCCCGGGGAAGAGATGGCCGCTGA